A region of the Clupea harengus chromosome 7, Ch_v2.0.2, whole genome shotgun sequence genome:
tagagttttgagaaaacgaggcatgctttcaaaaaatgtgtgtaagcaatcgagaaaaactgtaatacagatAAAGATAAGATATCTCTCCCAGCCAAGATTAATGTCATAAATGAGGTCCTATACCTGGGTGTTAGAATAAATACTTCCCCTATGACTGTGGCGAAATTAAATTACTCAACAATTCTGGAAAAAATAGATGGAAACATAAATAGGATATAAATAGATGGAAACATTTGCCAAGCTCAGTACCTGCCCGTATTTCAGTCATCAAAATGAACATTTTACCCCGCATTAACTTTGTTAGCTCAATGATCCCACTTGCTCCTCCAGTGGGATACTGGAAAAAATTGGAGGCCCTACTAAGAGGTTATGTGTGGAATGGTAAACGACCACAGTTAAAATGGTCAGCTCTTCAGGTTGATAAAATGGATAGGGGAATGGCTTGTCCTAATTTCAAGTTATACCACTGGGCGTTTGTATTAAGAAGTTTCAGGTACTGGAAAAATATAGAAGAAGAATTAATAGCACCTATTAGATTAAAAGACTTCCCCCTCACAGGCGTGCATATCAAGAGATGTACTTTACATTATGGTCCAATTTTGACATATATGATTCAAGTGTTCAGGGCAgcagggtcattccacgccaaacgggacaatgtctcccactcgaccgtctcagattcgGCTGTtattaataggtatagtcccaaattcAAGCAcaccgaatactatgatatacctaagccacacccttggaagtccatatttttcaagtaatggtatcatattttaagcctagaaagtttgaaggagctagcttaaatacttttctagtaatagcaatttgaaaatggctcttcacaaaacgctgctcaaaaagcgtcttaagtattggcaccccctcccccttaaaacatcctattgtgacaaaactgttgggagtagagagctgatatttgggactattcatagtaagaagtgtatgaacaaccttgaattttttcagccaaatctgagatggccgagtggggaattttccttaaattgtccCGTTAGGCGTGGAATGACCCCTTAGCAGTGTGCCTAACTCAAACAGACAACAAAATATGCGGTCCCAAAAAAGTGGTCTTGTGCCCCATGTTATGGGTAAGTTGATCCAGCTGACTGGGCAAGCTGAGGAAGGAATCTGAGTTAACAgtaactaactattgtattaactagtgctgtcaaacgattcaaatatttaatcgcgattcatcgcatttatgtcatagttaacgcaaaatgaatcgcgattaatcgcacatttttatttattctaaatgtcccttcgtttatttattttttccatcattttatttttatttgaatgcccttatcaacattgaaaagtggattggcttgctttatgcaaatgttttattttattgaaaaccaacattgccaaacagggcggtacaaaataaaattaataagtgcccatttcaggtaaacaaggactcagcctatagtgcagttaaaccatggcttaatattttcttttttccaagtttgctgggaacatagcagtcaggcctcttatttcagaaacaatgaactgtaacagttaggttaccaataaaaggtaagcctactacttctctgctttcagccagctgcctgttgacattttcagacaacagtgaagctcgcttcttttgcacaacacaacttttaaaagtaaactttccattcagaagctttttatcatccatttcgccgtatcgcgctcaccattcactcaaaccgtaacgttagcctactacacagtttgcgaggccaaaaagaatgtaaatctaaaaaaaaaaaaaaaaaaattaacggcgttaaaatgggtttgcgttaacgccgttaataacgcgttaaactgacagcactagtattaaCCATATTTTAAAGTTTAATTCTGAATAAAATGAGTAATAATTAAATCCCCGATTCCCAAGAATCCTTGTATTGGTTGAAtgctgtgtggttggtgtgtgtgtgtgtgtggttggtgtgtgtgtgtgtctgtgtgtgtgtgtgtgtgtgtgtgtgtgtgtgtgtgtgtgtggttggtgtgtgtgtgtgtgtgtttgtgtgtgtgtgtgtgtctgtgtgtgtgtgtgtgtcagatcagGTCCAGTCATGCATTTGTGACCTATATAAACGTAACTAAATGTGACACGCAGACTGTGGTTAAATGTGTGCAGACATGAAAGAGAGTTTGGTTTTGGTTGGTTGCTTATCAGACATCAGCTGCAAGGGTGTGATGAGTAGAGCAGGAAGTCTGCTAAGGCTTATTGCCAGCAGTTTCCTTCCcattgctcattgctcattgccTTACAGCTCGCAGTGGTCACATCGTACCAGCAACAGTCATCTCCACcatgcaacagcagcagcagctcaacaACTCCAACATCAGCTCCATTGTGCAGGCATCGCTTGAGATGCGGGTGACCAGTGCCATGCTGGGTCTCTGCTTTGCCCTTGGGGTGCCAGGGAACCTGGTGGTGCTGGTCGTCCTCAGACGCAGACTGGCGGGAGGAAGCTTCACGCTGTGGCTGATGCTGAACCTCGCCGTGTCAGACCTGCTCACTCTGCTCACTCTGCCTGTGTGGATCACCACTCTGCTTCACGGCTGGACTTTAGGCTCGGTGCCCTGCAAACTTCTCTCCTACCTGGTATACTGGAGCCTCTACaccagtgtgctgtgtgttactCTTCTTAGCGTGCAGCGCTACGTCCAGGTGCTCTATCCACAGCGTTGGGCTGAGCTCAAGTCTGTGTGGCGCAGATCTCTGCTGGGACTCGTGTGGGCTCTTGGAGCCATTCTGTCATCTCATGCTCTGGTTCAAAGAGAAGTGAGATTGAATAAGGATGGGTTTCCCCGCTGCCTGGAACACTACAGGTGGTTTGGGGAGCAGGTGTTCACGCTCCTGATGGAGAGCCTGCTGCTGTTTATACTGCCGTTCTCCATCCTGGCTTCCCTGTACGCCACCCTCAACCGACAGGTCAAGCAGACCACTCGTTCAGGTCACAGAAGAATGAGGAAGCTGGTGGTTCGTATCATTGTGGtgttcttcatcttctccaTTCCAGTACACCTCAACAATATGCTTACCATCGTGGCAGTTTCTTGGGAATCACATGACCTCCTGCAGTTGTCAAAGGTCACTGGGTGTATCGCCGGGGCAACGACCTTCATCAACAGCTGTGTGAACCCATTCCTGTATGCTTTCTCCCACCGGGCATTGCGTCAGTCAAAAGCTAAGACTCTGAATTCTGTGCTCAGTCCAAACAGCACATCTGTGCAGTAGGGAACTGGATCCTCCACTCTGTAGATGTTGTTCCCCTAAGGTCCAGCAGGTGAGGATGTCATAGACGGCCCACcgtctgatctgatctgatctgtccTCAGAACTCACCAACAATTTCTTCCACATAACAATCTCCAGATGTAAGTGATGTTCATTTGAATCTTCCACAGGAGCCAATTGGGAGTATAATTCAGTAGAGATTATTGGGCACATTGATGCTGTGAACTggaataaatataaaaaagactGATTGCTATATATGTCAACTTTTCTGTTTATCATATTTTGAGTAGAAAGCGGAGTTTTAGCTTCTCTCAGACTAAATTAATTCCTACTAAATGTATTCCATCAGTAATTTCTTTAATGATTCATAAGCATGTGAGATTATATGTAATCACTGATTATGGCTTTTGCTGTGAACATTTTGCTATTTTATATTTCAGCTGTAAACATAAAATAGATACTTTTCCACTGTAACTTCCACTCCATAACTCCAGACTTTACCACATAAAAGTATGAAAGAACCAAGTGAAGTAACACTGTGAACTCAACTGTAAAAATTGTGCAAAGTAATGGATATAACACGTAAATATAGCATGAGGTAATGGATGATAAGATATCCAAACAGAATGGTTTACAATACTTaagtaaaatgtattattattattattatggcagGCCATCTTCTTCTTGGAATCCACTGAATTGCTTTTTCCCCCTCACTATTGTACATATTTATGGTGATGTATGTTGTATATAGTATGACTGATAATGGTATTATTGTTTAGAATGCCCTGTATAGTTTCTGTTTCAGTGACTTTTGCCCTGATGTTATAATAGGACCAGCAATAAAGGAGGTGTC
Encoded here:
- the LOC122132984 gene encoding leukotriene B4 receptor 1-like, which codes for MQQQQQLNNSNISSIVQASLEMRVTSAMLGLCFALGVPGNLVVLVVLRRRLAGGSFTLWLMLNLAVSDLLTLLTLPVWITTLLHGWTLGSVPCKLLSYLVYWSLYTSVLCVTLLSVQRYVQVLYPQRWAELKSVWRRSLLGLVWALGAILSSHALVQREVRLNKDGFPRCLEHYRWFGEQVFTLLMESLLLFILPFSILASLYATLNRQVKQTTRSGHRRMRKLVVRIIVVFFIFSIPVHLNNMLTIVAVSWESHDLLQLSKVTGCIAGATTFINSCVNPFLYAFSHRALRQSKAKTLNSVLSPNSTSVQ